The region atggaaattatttataccCTTGACGAAAATCTTTCACGCGACTGACGGAGTCTCTCCTCGCTCATTTTTCCTTTCACCTTTCAATTGTTACATCGAAAATCGTTTCTATTTGTAGATGATGTCCGGATCCTTTTCGTTTCTTCCGCCTTCACCAATCCGCGGACGAAtaccttcaatatttttccccCCGTCGCGATATCGGCTTCCTTCTCTTAGCGACCATCGTCCTTCTTACATAGAAAGACGAGACTCGTCCAAATCCTATTTCGATTCAAACAAGTTTTGCGATTGATTTGTGCAAAAAATATACCTCCTCTATCGCTGTgtcattttttccttttctcattTCGTTTCTGCGGATTTTACACTCGAATTACCGCTGTTAATGTTAGCCACTGTTTGCCAGTccctttgatttttcaaacacccACATCTAGAACCCTGGACCTATTCAATCCGATGACATGAGTGACAAATCGAACTCGTTTTACGACGAAGAGCTCGACGCAGATAAACGCTTCGACTTGGATGGATGTCCCCGGAAGTTGCGGAAACGGAAAAAGACGCTCAGACGGCACAACAGGGGACGTATAACGCAGAGTACCTCCAGTCCACAAATAGACGAAGAGCCAAGTGATTAGGACCGTCTTTGAGTGATTAGTTTCTAGCCTGTGACGTCAAGACGTGTAGTAGAAATCAATTCACAAGTACATTCagatttcaaacaatattaTGCGTATgtactttcattttcaattctcattACGCACTTAAACCGGGCAATTGGAACCTTTccttttcaccattttcacCTTTAAATCCATCGTAATTTTACCAGGCCTGATTGAGCCTttcaaaatttagaaatgacaaaaaaaaattttaacttgaCGGGATGCCTCAGAAATATCGATATGTAGATTTGAGTCAGGGCGTAAGAAAATCGGACgaaaactatattttatttgtatataaatatattgtacAACAAGTATAAAATGGTATACAGATAGGACATAACAATAACCACttcattaaaaaatcaaatcctTATATTTACACATTGTCGGCGTGTGTTGAGAGACGAATCGCATCAATAGCGTTTTTATTTGTTGATAATTACGATTAATCTCGTTCGTACTGTTCGCGCgtaaaataacaatatacGTCAACTAgcgatattaaaaaatacaataaaacgGGTCGGctattcagaaaaatatttacatgtTCCCTGCGCCTTGTACAACCTTGTCTTTTTCAATTGGTTTTGATATGTAAggcgttcgtttttttttttatacttttcacGACGAGAGCAATAATTATTCTTttactatcattatttataaattagaTGCTATTGTAAATGGATAAATTTCTGGATGCGTATGAGttacgtaaaaaataaattaaatttgcaCGACCTAATAATAAAGAGATAATACTTGGATAAACGGTACAATGAAACAAATTATATACGAATCATACTTTGGAAAACGTGGTACCCGATTACGTTTCATAAACAATAACAGTATGATATAATTAGATGATGGATATTCACTATACCATTAAAttatattagaaaatttttccaactcgaTCAATCATTCACAATGGTCACCGCCAATTTGTACTCTGGCCAGGAGAAGGTTTTTGGAAGTTCAagcttgttaaaaaaaaaagaagaaacgatcAGTAGATTCAACATCGTACATCGTAACAAATCCAATGGTAATTTCATGTTTATCATACCCAAGCAAACGTCTCTATGTAATGTATATCGTATATCCTCTTCAACTTACTTGTTCAGGTGAatttaaaatctgaaattcctGTGCCATTTTTTCGGCAAGATCTTCGGAAAGCAGGACTTGCAGCCAAGGCCCTTGTACTACGTATGGCTTTTCTTCGGTCACCAAAGTGCCAGTCACTGTGGGAGCTACTATTGTGACCGCAGCATGCGATAATATAGATTTGAATGTAAAATGCCTACCATGCATTACGCGACCCCTAAAAAATAACGGgtcatgataataataatggttacgtttcttttttcacatgttCTCCTGATCGATCAGATATTCAAAGAGTTTTATTATGACTCACTTTATTGCCAGGGGCAAGAGACCACCAGCCTCCAAGTTGAAAGTTAAATGTATTCCTGGTAAAGTTCTTATGCCGTTTTCTTCGTCGAAATTTCCACCGTTTTCACAGGGTGATAATCGTTCGGTTTTTATTGTTGGTTTGACGTCTTCgccgtcgtcatcgtcgtcttCAGAGTCATTCCGGGGctcacgatatttttcagtgcttcTATCGCTGGCCATTTGTACCCACCTAAGAAGAAAAGAGTCTCATTTACAACCGACCGTTGGTTCTTCGGAGAAACACAATAGAAGTACAAAAAAGTGCAGCTAGATTCTCACCAGCACTTTGCAGAAACTCCGCTTAGATTTGatccctctctctctatgCCACACTGTATTCTCTCGGCGAGAGAGGGATCTTCCTCCATAACTGAATACGTCCTTGCCATATCGGTTACTAGCCAAGGTCCGTAACTCCTGGTTGTTTTGAGAAGGTTTACGACGCCTAGTCCGTTCCAATGTTGCGCCGCCTGCAGCTCTTCCGAAGTAACTCCGACTATTTGTACGAAAGTAACCTGCGTCGATAAACTTTATACATATTAAGAAGGCCGGGATGTTTATAATCTCATGATACACACCTCTCCGTGAGGTGTAGACGCCGAAGTTGGTAGCTGTGGATCTCGCCCCATGAGTATCTGCGTTATTTTTCCATTTGCATTGTCGAGTGGGGCGTGCCACGAAACGTGGTCACCGGGCAGCAGCATATTTCCGGAATTAAACACGTACTTGGCTAGTTGCTGCATCACGTTTGCGGGCCACGTCGGTGGTGTGGTTTCTCCCCTTTTCCTAACTAGTCTGAATGTCAGCTCAAATCCAAACCCACTCAGGCAACCTGGCTCGCTTTTTGGATGCAATCGTCCATCCCCGTGCAAATCAGACAAGCCCAGGCTAGTTCGGTGATGATAAATAAGATGCAATTATTCCCTGTTCATATTCTGGGCAGAAATAGATCGTCTTCGTAGATGCTATTGAGGAAATTCTCAAAGAAGGATCTCAAAAAAGCAGTCAATGGCAAAATATATTTAGAACAGACAGAGGGGGCACCCTATGCTTATATTTACACCGTGCACCCTGAACATGCACACTGTATCCCCTTACATACTATCTATATATAGAACAAAACTATTACAACAGCTGCTGGGCTTATGTACTGCCTCAAGGCACACTTCTGACTGCCTGTGCTGCAGTGACACTGATAAATGCCCTACatcccgtttttttttattccttcttctTACTCTTCTCCGATTTTCTCTTCCCCTTTTCCTTCCTCTACTCACATAttgagaaaaagtttcaagtttttaagaATGAAAGAGGTGTGTAACAATTTCCaagaaaaaatctttcataGTACAAAGATGacgttcattttatttttaggcAGTTTATCATACGGGCACAATGAACTTGAACAACTCAATATTATTTAACATATCTACTACAATATGGGTGGTCAGTCAAAGTAATGTATCAGATTTCCATTGCAATCACGTTTTTGCTAAGCGAAAGTGCAAGACATGCGCtacattttattgtaaataaagaGTTTCATTTAGTTAACAGTAAACCTTCTATTTTCAATCGAGTATATTAAATTtgaactaacaataagtacggcttgtaaaaaatttgttttacggtcttttttttattcaaagatGTTTGTGTATTCTTTGTCAAGTAATTTACATATTGGTTAACTTTGGTGAAACagcagaaataaaatataaatttatttattttcaaatttattattatatatttatataaatttatattatactgtTAGATGAAAACCATACTTTAAACTTCCAAATTGTCAGTCTAGAAAGAGTAAAGTTGTTAATACGGTTGAGTAAATTGTGCAGTAGCATTCTCGAGTGGTTTGACCTTTTTAGTTCAAGTTTAGGCAGGACTAAAGCGCCTTCCAATTGTTCACTTAGTTATGAATAATGTAGCTGAGCGACTTCTTAACTGTTTGACATTGTACCTTTGAATATTGGGCTTGTCCCGTcacataaattaataaataaatgagtaaATTTAGATAGTGGCAAAAACGAGATTAAACAATAATCACAAGCAACAAaacgcaaaaaataaaagttagaaaagaatttgagaaacttCTAAAATAGGAATATAATCCAATGATGTTTCCAGTATTGTTAGACACTGTGTTAAGTCAATAATAGTAATCTTGTATCTTCTGAGGTGTTGCTTTTCAGGGTGGAACAAAGGAAATAACTATCGTTCAGTAGTAGAAGAGCCGTTTAGTCAACGATTAGTTACCGTTATACCGCTAGATGGtcgttaataaaaaaaaaacaaccatcGCTTCGCATGTTTGAGTAGCGTTCTGCTGCTGAGTAGTAGGGTGTGAgttggaatttaaaaatagtCAATGAAAATACGGTAGAATGTTATTTTTCCTCACCTAACATAGTGCCAGTGGGGAGGTACCCCAAGTTCAGGATATCCAGGATTCTCATACATGCTAATGTAGTCTAGTGGATCTGGCCCACCCAACCTAGGCACAAATACAAAACTGAGTTATTTTACTGGCATGGTGACGCGGGGCAGAAGG is a window of Neodiprion fabricii isolate iyNeoFabr1 chromosome 6, iyNeoFabr1.1, whole genome shotgun sequence DNA encoding:
- the LOC124185700 gene encoding suppressor of fused homolog, whose protein sequence is MFANMREREDFLRGLPSGQPSQGPSPGAPGLDALHNLCREIYPEQSNPLTVTAIVKYWLGGPDPLDYISMYENPGYPELGVPPHWHYVSLGLSDLHGDGRLHPKSEPGCLSGFGFELTFRLVRKRGETTPPTWPANVMQQLAKYVFNSGNMLLPGDHVSWHAPLDNANGKITQILMGRDPQLPTSASTPHGEVTFVQIVGVTSEELQAAQHWNGLGVVNLLKTTRSYGPWLVTDMARTYSVMEEDPSLAERIQCGIEREGSNLSGVSAKCWWVQMASDRSTEKYREPRNDSEDDDDDGEDVKPTIKTERLSPCENGGNFDEENGIRTLPGIHLTFNLEAGGLLPLAIKGRVMHGRHFTFKSILSHAAVTIVAPTVTGTLVTEEKPYVVQGPWLQVLLSEDLAEKMAQEFQILNSPEQLELPKTFSWPEYKLAVTIVND